The genomic stretch ataaacaaacaattaaaataattaaaattctaataagtCCAAGGGTTATGATTCAGATTATTTGGTTTTTACTTACGTTGCGGAGCGTTGTCGGGAACGCCACTCATATTGACATGTAGCTAATTAAACAGTACCTATTGTAAAACACCTCAAAGGTTCTTTAATAacaaatgtttttcaataagtaaaaataaatcaagcgCACAACGTCAAGCACTGTTTTCAGTTTTGACAAAACTAAAGCAAATGTGATTGACGTTGACATTGACAAATGACATTAACTAATTCTGTCAAATTCGAGTGGGTTGGTTTGGTGGGCTTGGGTTGGACAGCCtgaaaaaacataacaaaaaaacttgGTACAAAGGGCGGTTTTTTCAAgtagcaaaaaatattaatattttttgaatttgagaatttatgaacaaaaatcgttttttgaACTGTCCCGTGGATCGAACCCAAATGCACCACATTTtcagttaataatattatttggcaTTTGatcagtaaattaaaaaaaactggtgaaattaaataaagtggCCTATGGAGGTTTtccctaaaatataatttttaatgctaTGAATGTATCATTGACAGGATCAAGatatgtcatttttttatgtttcctGATAAAACATAACgaaattttcaattttgaattttcattttttctttctgATGAAGTaattagttctttttttatcaaaatttacaTTATTTCGGTTTACTACAGCTTTCAAAATGGCTAAGGAAGTTTCTATGTGCACGGTAATACCTATATTAAACCGGATGGTTTAAGCTTTTTTGATAAACTTATGTCTATAGACCCTTTTCTTATTTTGTAGCAACTCCAACAATGGAGTCCGGTAAAGGAAACGGCTGGGGCTCCAAGTGTGCCCCCACAAGTCGGCTATTGTTTTCATTCTCCAAAGAAGCACCCTTGGAGACCTATTATGGGTTACGAGGAAATCGAAGTCACCCCTATGTAAGATACTTTTatgttactaaatattataatacttacgcacataatgtaggtacatggTACTAGGGTCTGTCTTTACTCAGAAATAAACCTGTCTGATTAAACACAAAACTTACTTTCCTTCATCATCTGTTTCTATCAGGCCATCTCAGCCGATAACGAACACAATGGTGGATCCGTGCTATACTCCGGCGGGCATGGCTGCTGAACCGCTGCGCTTCCCCAACCTGGTGACAGGGTTCGACCGAAGCCCTGAGCatgccgcccgcgccgctctcTACACGCGCTACACGCAATATGAGTGGAACCAGAACAGCATCAAGAACTATAACGAATCTGATGCTAAGAGGAACTTCTCCGAACGCGTGAGAAATGATATCATGAGGATGCTAAGGTAATACACACATACGGTTAATTTAAGAAGAGAAAATGGATCTAACTGTTTACTGATTATTACAGGGAAACTGATGAAATCGGAACACAGGGACAAAGGGACTCGGGTAGGAGAATCGGTGAACGTATTACCGATACTACATTTTGGAGGAATGAGGTGAGTATCTATTGAGTAGATTAGATCACTTGGTCTGGATCTTTTCAACCGTCACTTCATTTTTATAGGCGCTTGGTCAATAAAGCTTTAATATTTGGAAATACTAGGTATCAATAGAAATGGAGCGTTTAGTGTCGACGTGTGAGAAGTTGAATGACACTCGGCGGCAGTTGGAGCGCGCTATCGCTGGCATTGAGGGTCCTCTGCATATCGTGCAAGAGTGCCTCTACCACAGGGAGAAGAGACAGGGTGAGAACACGTTTCCAGATTTCTTTAACTTTTATGAGTTTTTTCAGTCGCGTAACTAATATCGTTAGGAGCAAAAGGCATTGAATTTGAAGAGACGCAAAAAGAGTTTCTCTTGATATGGAGCATTGCATGGAGACCGATTGTATTAAGCCTTTTTTCCCAACTTATACAACCCATTCGTGTTGTAACATCGTACGTACATCCATGTAAGTACAGTTGTGCTATTCCATTTTGTCTCTCATGTCATGCATTCTACTTTCAGGTTTGGAACAGGTGCACGATGCTGTGGAACAGTCACTCCTTAAGGAGGTCGCCATACTGCGTGGGGCTCAGGACAAATTCCGCAATATGCTCGAAAAGGTTGGTACCCACAACACAACGGCAACATAGGTATGTACAACAACTTCATCAGAGAGAGAAATTTTATGCAAGTATTTCTATCATCAGGTGCGTGCACAGTCCAAGAATTGTCGTGCGACACAGCATGAGTTGGAGACCGACATGCGCAACAAGGAGTACGCGCTTGGCATAGACTCCATGTGCCACCAGCTCAATAATTTCTCCAAGGTACGGAGTTgagttttaataataagtaaacatttcTACGCGACCAGTTCTAAAAGGCCTATAAGTTTGTTGTTAATAGGACAATAAAATTGAGTAGCTAGCAGCCCTACCGGCTAGTACTCCTAACTAGGATGTATCGTAGTAGAGCGAAGGGCAGCAAcatactgattttttttttttttgtaaatgctGCCTTCACGTTTCTTGCTTGCTTGTTCTGTGCAATTTGTGAAACCTGGTTGAGTAGGTCGTCTGATATTACAGGGCCTGCAATTCTACGCGGGTATCGAGCGCTACGACCCGACAGTGTGCGACACGGCGCGCTGGGCGGCCGCGTCCGCCGCCACGCTGCAGCGCAGCCAGTCCGAGCGGGCCAAGGCCATACAGATGCTTTCTGGTACCAAAtcaacattttttatcaaaattacaaGTTGAAAATAGGGTAAATGTGTACTCAAACTAAgcacataattattttccagACACCGAGAATCTGATCAACGTATCAGCGACGGAGATCTGGGACCAATGGAGCAACTCCAACAGTGCGTTTACGCGGCGCATCGCAGAAACTATCGAAATCAAGAACAAACTGCAGTTACATCTGCATAAGGTCAGAAACTTCAActgctataattatttttttgataaaatttgttgAAGGGATTTTATGCAACTTCCACCAAATATCATTTTGACATTTAAGCAGGAGGAGCAGAAGCAAAAGAATACCTAGTTTGTAATAGAACAAAACATGCCAATAATAGAAGGATCAAATATTTCAGATACAACAAGAGATCTTTGACATCGAGAAGACCCTAGAGTTGTTGAATAAGGCAATCGAAGACAAGCTGCAGCCCATGAAGGTCGCTCACACACGTCTACAGGCGAGGACCAACAGGCCACATCTTGAAAAGTGCAGAGATGAGGCACAGAATAGGTAAGTGGAcatagattttaaactttatggcAAAACAATAGGATTGAAAGTCTACCAAAGAAATTCGACTGGTTGAAGTTGGTTGATTTGCTGGTGTGAACTTCTTGGTTTGTTTGCTGGAATAATCTACCAATTTTTTAACcaacattttacagattggtAAAGGAAGTATGCGACCTGCAAGAGACGATGGAGACTCTCCGTTCAAAGATAGCGACAGCAGAAGGTACACATCAGACCTTGTTGGGCGTCCGCGCAGGACTCGAGGCAGAGCTTCGCAACAAGACGACGACTCTGTTCATAGACCGCGACCAATGCATGGGGCTCCGCAGGGGATACCCTGTTACCGCTGCCATCAAGTCCTAGACAttgttatgtaatgtttgtttttccGATGGGAGAAATTTGAAgtgcaataaaatttattaaaaccgGATGTTAAAGTTGTTTCTTGTATATTTTACGTTTGCTTCATTGGTCGCGTTAGTCACAAGCGTGTCCGCCGTGCAGGGAGGGCTTGGATGCGATTCCCAAGTTAGATATTTGAGTGATTTGTACCCTTTGTAGGTACCTTGTGCCATGAAGTTTGGAATAGCGTCTGATAGACgtatcaatgaaataaaaatcatattgaaaataaaaaccaacaaaGATGCTGGCTCACGtctatttcaataataaaacttaacaaattCATATTTCTGTACACAGCTCTACTCTCACTTGCAAACATACCTTTTCTTAAGGCTTTGGTTTAAGTTCTCCCTTTACACACTTAAAATTCATTTACAAGTGAATGTATAGTAAAGTAACTTCATTTATCTAGAATCTAATACTCTTTACTTGACATATGAAGGCACAGGCAGTTTCATGCCCTCCTTAGCCTCAAAGAAAGTGTATGATAACACAATCTCATCCACAAATTCCATCTTTGGGTCATCAGTAAACTCTGGATCGATGTAGAAGAATACTGGCATGTCCACCtggaaattatgaaaatatttttatattaagtggATTTCTATTCTATGATTTCTCTTGTAGTCAGAAGTttcaatttgatttgatttgatgatGTGGAGGGCAGATAATCTTTTAGTCTCTCAGATTAAGACTACTCCAAAATAATTAAGAACAGGCAAGAAAGAGGAGTTAAATAATTGCTATTGAGAAGAATGGGTAATAAATTTGTAAGcaatcattaattataattttacagtatcacattttacaacattatttaaaaataaaatatgtggcAACAGTTAAACATTATATTACCTTCTCGTGTGGGTTAAGCTGTTGTTCCTCAAAGCAGAAACACTGAATCTTGTTGAAGTACTGGCCAGCTTCAAATGGGATCACATTGTATGTACTAATGCCAGTCACTGGCTTGTCTGTCGGGTTCAGGGCAGTGTAAAATGCTAGGGCAGTTTCGCCAGGCACTACCTGTAAGTTAGAaagtatcataataaataaatgacttgtattttttttttattactttttgatgGGCACAAACCTCATACagataacaaattaaaaaatgtataataactaATTTTGACATACTATGTTGTCTAAGaacagcaataaataaaactagattGAACTGAATATTTTTAGAGTTAGGTATGTTCTATGGAGGTACAAATACGCAATGTTAACTTACAGTGATGTCCATCTGCTGAGGTTTAAAGTTCCACTGCATAGAGGATGCA from Spodoptera frugiperda isolate SF20-4 chromosome 4, AGI-APGP_CSIRO_Sfru_2.0, whole genome shotgun sequence encodes the following:
- the LOC118272909 gene encoding tektin-3 isoform X1; translated protein: MEFGNAYERRSRYNRQLQQWSPVKETAGAPSVPPQVGYCFHSPKKHPWRPIMGYEEIEVTPMPSQPITNTMVDPCYTPAGMAAEPLRFPNLVTGFDRSPEHAARAALYTRYTQYEWNQNSIKNYNESDAKRNFSERVRNDIMRMLRETDEIGTQGQRDSGRRIGERITDTTFWRNEVSIEMERLVSTCEKLNDTRRQLERAIAGIEGPLHIVQECLYHREKRQGLEQVHDAVEQSLLKEVAILRGAQDKFRNMLEKVRAQSKNCRATQHELETDMRNKEYALGIDSMCHQLNNFSKGLQFYAGIERYDPTVCDTARWAAASAATLQRSQSERAKAIQMLSDTENLINVSATEIWDQWSNSNSAFTRRIAETIEIKNKLQLHLHKIQQEIFDIEKTLELLNKAIEDKLQPMKVAHTRLQARTNRPHLEKCRDEAQNRLVKEVCDLQETMETLRSKIATAEGTHQTLLGVRAGLEAELRNKTTTLFIDRDQCMGLRRGYPVTAAIKS
- the LOC118272909 gene encoding tektin-3 isoform X2 encodes the protein MAKEVSMCTQLQQWSPVKETAGAPSVPPQVGYCFHSPKKHPWRPIMGYEEIEVTPMPSQPITNTMVDPCYTPAGMAAEPLRFPNLVTGFDRSPEHAARAALYTRYTQYEWNQNSIKNYNESDAKRNFSERVRNDIMRMLRETDEIGTQGQRDSGRRIGERITDTTFWRNEVSIEMERLVSTCEKLNDTRRQLERAIAGIEGPLHIVQECLYHREKRQGLEQVHDAVEQSLLKEVAILRGAQDKFRNMLEKVRAQSKNCRATQHELETDMRNKEYALGIDSMCHQLNNFSKGLQFYAGIERYDPTVCDTARWAAASAATLQRSQSERAKAIQMLSDTENLINVSATEIWDQWSNSNSAFTRRIAETIEIKNKLQLHLHKIQQEIFDIEKTLELLNKAIEDKLQPMKVAHTRLQARTNRPHLEKCRDEAQNRLVKEVCDLQETMETLRSKIATAEGTHQTLLGVRAGLEAELRNKTTTLFIDRDQCMGLRRGYPVTAAIKS
- the LOC118272908 gene encoding cytochrome c oxidase assembly protein COX11, mitochondrial, which produces MNRLVCMNRCYINTLRNNVVINSSILAPKRPIQPSLFISRGTHDQKHKIKSTLNYMIAVGVMTVGLSYAAVPLYRIFCQAYSYGGTTGLAEADDISHMAAIKNRPIKIRFNADTASSMQWNFKPQQMDITVVPGETALAFYTALNPTDKPVTGISTYNVIPFEAGQYFNKIQCFCFEEQQLNPHEKVDMPVFFYIDPEFTDDPKMEFVDEIVLSYTFFEAKEGMKLPVPSYVK